The following proteins come from a genomic window of Pseudochaenichthys georgianus chromosome 19, fPseGeo1.2, whole genome shotgun sequence:
- the LOC117464496 gene encoding uncharacterized protein isoform X1 codes for MRCKVLIHVVLLSLIKHVSSSEMQASPNTNAVLPCNVTFPQSATVDNIEKSLINVSWMSNGSDIASSRETVTKIKEGFSWDISNFVNGDFSLTVLRAELSLQGVYECTVSYNSTMLHSSNVTLHIVASPTLSVPQQWVVLETESQLKCHADAFYPPPVSFSWTRDGQLVQPPHQVEGELTSNGFYTAVGNMTFYPSREDQNVTFGCRVSHNGSLQALDFQLNITYLPAVKLSVMSSHSSNIPLTLYCDLESFYPEEVSVSWLQNGTVLPQPPDTEQNPDGTYRARHYYNLSPEQRGQGGKVECAVNQPGVMQPISGSENLETLDPKDDNPVLNKSAKASVAMMSISIVLVFLLCFGFSWRRRDEKQKSLSVSCIILPPRVIVGHKGRVTVSIQGRRVDRVETVWFLNDTPISDTSITGTSKANFNCLYNPLTTIHLPYGLTLTSTASEKGPLLPPRGEMGYYKLHTQGPLHSSGSDTQQLISSLTFIPQISIHKGAVLKCQVSYMGKDKIVVERVSEKFTILSAPEISEIQLAETPNDSDVISMTVKASHFHPDVITFRWFCQGSELRPVASQASSSPQPNSEGFFSASSQCKLPQSELEKGGTKVWVSVHHIALKQPVTRETRGFMKRPCVSEIVGSTSSPEPTLGCEITDFYPPNVSVTWLKLREGEQDDREEEVIEGGEMWGPVQTQPRLYRATATLKITATNQNKKKRGGGIICRVEHCSLQEPIEKLWSNVDIVAPAIPPSISVCWSSEGVGVFSLLLKGGHPKVKLLWAAGGSTLSPLVSNETEEIGDDGQREMKSVCALERSTSLAIQMNKQPERRRNGHAIKTKAAVTDPDAEGIEYIDEQVDVENNNIDRDEDTQSEVDEDSDKEMEEEPGALHINRVSVSKAPRENERARLRVSLEITHPALKLPVYRTWTEPNEEMSSSA; via the exons ATGCGGTGTAAAGTCCTCATCCATGTCGTCCTCTTGAGTCTCATAAAGCATG TATCGTCAAGTGAAATGCAGGCCAGCCCAAATACAAATGCAGTCCTCCCCTGCAATGTGACGTTCCCTCAGTCTGCAACGGTGGACAACATAGAGAAGTCTCTCATCAATGTCAGCTGGATGAGTAACGGCTCGGACATCGCCTCTTCTAGAGAAACAGTGACGAAGATAAAGGAAGGCTTCAGTTGGGACATCAGTAATTTCGTCAATGGAGACTTTTCACTGACCGTCCTCAGAGCTGAACTCAGCCTGCAGGGGGTGTATGAATGCACCGTCAGCTACAACTCCACAATGCTGCACTCCAGCAATGTTACATTACATATTGTTG CTTCACCAACCCTGTCAGTCCCTCAGCAGTGGGTGGTGTTGGAAACAGAAAGCCAGCTTAAATGCCACGCAGATGCTTTCTATCCTCCTCCTGTGTCTTTCTCCTGGACCAGAGATGGGCAATTGGTTCAACCTCCCCACCAGGTTGAAGGTGAACTGACGTCAAATGGGTTTTACACGGCTGTGGGCAACATGACCTTCTATCCGTCCCGCGAGGACCAGAATGTGACCTTCGGCTGCAGAGTGTCACATAACGGCAGCTTACAAGCGCTGGATTTCCAACTCAACATCACTT ATCTTCCAGCTGTTAAACTTTCTGTCATGTCCTCACACTCCAGCAACATTCCCCTCACTCTTTACTGTGACTTGGAGAGTTTCTACCCAGAGGAAGTGTCCGTGTCCTGGCTTCAGAACGGCACAGTGCTCCCTCAGCCCCCCGACACAGAGCAGAACCCCGATGGGACCTACAGAGCCAGACACTACTACAATTTGAGCCCCGAGCAGAGGGGGCAAGGGGGGAAGGTGGAGTGTGCAGTGAACCAACCTGGGGTGATGCAACCGATCAGTGGCTCGGAAAACCTGGAGACACTGGACCCCAAAG ATGATAATCCCGTTTTAAATAAATCTGCCAAAGCATCCGTGGCTATGATGAGTATTTCCATCGTGCTGGTGTTCCTGCTCTGCTTTGGCTTTTCTTGGAGGAGGAGGGATG AGAAACAGAAGTCTCTGAGTGTGTCATGCATCATCCTCCCTCCACGTGTGATAGTGGGTCACAAGGGCAGGGTGACAGTGAGCATTCAGGGTAGGCGGGTGGACCGAGTCGAGACCGTTTGGTTCCTCAATGACACCCCGATTTCTGACACGTCAATCACAG GAACCTCCAAAGCTAACTTTAACTGCCTCTATAACCCGCTAACCACCATCCATCTGCCCTACGGTCTAACTCTCACGTCCACAGCCTCAGAGAAAGGCCCCCTGCTGCCCCCCAGAGGAGAGATGGGCTACTACAAGCTGCACACTCAGGGACCCCTGCACTCATCTGGAAGTGATACTCAACAGCTGATCTCCTCACTCACCTTCATCCCCCAAATTTCCATCCACAAGGGTGCCGTTTTGAAGTGTCAGGTGTCCTACATGGGCAAAGACAAGATCGTGGTGGAGAGGGTGTCAGAGAAGTTTACAATCCTGT CTGCTCCAGAGATTTCAGAAATCCAGCTTGCAGAGACACCAAATGACTCTG ATGTCATCAGTATGACGGTAAAGGCTTCACATTTCCATCCGGACGTCATCACCTTCCGCTGGTTCTGCCAGGGGAGTGAGCTGAGACCCGTGGCATCCCAGGCCTCGTCCTCCCCTCAACCCAACTCTGAAGGCTTCTTCTCAGCCTCCAGCCAGTGTAAACTGCCCCAGAGTGAACTGGAAAAGGGAGGCACTAAAGTGTGGGTCAGTGTCCACCACATCGCCCTGAAGCAGCCAGTCACCCGTGAGACCAGGG GCTTCATGAAAAGGCCGTGTGTGTCTGAAATCGTCGGCTCCACGTCTTCCCCAGAGCCGACCCTTGGATGTGAGATCACAGATTTCTACCCCCCGAACGTATCAGTCACCTGGCTGAAGCTCAGGGAGGGAGAGCAGGATGATAGAGAGGAGGAGGTGATAGAGGGAGGAGAGATGTGGGGCCCCGTTCAGACTCAACCGAGACTCTACAGGGCCACAGCCACTCTGAAGATAACGGCAACAAATCAGAACAAaaagaagagaggaggagggattATTTGTAGAGTGGAGCACTGTTCCCTACAAGAACCTATTGAGAAACTCTGGAGCAATGTTGACATTG TCGCTCCCGCCATTCCTCCATCGATCTCGGTCTGTTGGAGCAGTGAAGGGGTCGGGGTGTTCTCTCTGCTGTTGAAGGGAGGTCACCCTAAGGTCAAGTTACTCTGGGCGGCGGGAGGATCCACTCTTTCACCACTGGTTTCCAACGAGACAGAGGAGATAGGAGACGACGGACAGAGGGAAATGAAAAGTGTGTGTGCCCTGGAGAGGTCCACAAGCCTGGCCATTCAGATGAACAAACAGCCTGAGAGAAGGAGGAATGGACATGCAATAA AAACTAAAGCTGCCGTCACAGACCCTGACGCTGAAGGAATAGAGTACATTGATGAACAAGTGGATGTAGAGAACAACAACATAGACAGGGACGAGGACACGCAGTCAGAGGTGGATGAGGACAGTGACAAAGAAATGGAGGAAGAACCGGGAGCGCTGCACATCAACAGAGTCAGCGTGAGCAAGGCTCCCAGAGAAAATGAGAGGGCACGTTTGAGAGTCAGCCTGGAGATCACACACCCTGCACTCAAGCTTCCTGTCTATCGAACCTGGACAG AGCCCAATGAGGAAATGTCATCTTCCGCATGA
- the LOC117464496 gene encoding uncharacterized protein isoform X2, which translates to MRCKVLIHVVLLSLIKHVSSSEMQASPNTNAVLPCNVTFPQSATVDNIEKSLINVSWMSNGSDIASSRETVTKIKEGFSWDISNFVNGDFSLTVLRAELSLQGVYECTVSYNSTMLHSSNVTLHIVASPTLSVPQQWVVLETESQLKCHADAFYPPPVSFSWTRDGQLVQPPHQVEGELTSNGFYTAVGNMTFYPSREDQNVTFGCRVSHNGSLQALDFQLNITYLPAVKLSVMSSHSSNIPLTLYCDLESFYPEEVSVSWLQNGTVLPQPPDTEQNPDGTYRARHYYNLSPEQRGQGGKVECAVNQPGVMQPISGSENLETLDPKDDNPVLNKSAKASVAMMSISIVLVFLLCFGFSWRRRDEKQKSLSVSCIILPPRVIVGHKGRVTVSIQGRRVDRVETVWFLNDTPISDTSITASEKGPLLPPRGEMGYYKLHTQGPLHSSGSDTQQLISSLTFIPQISIHKGAVLKCQVSYMGKDKIVVERVSEKFTILSAPEISEIQLAETPNDSDVISMTVKASHFHPDVITFRWFCQGSELRPVASQASSSPQPNSEGFFSASSQCKLPQSELEKGGTKVWVSVHHIALKQPVTRETRGFMKRPCVSEIVGSTSSPEPTLGCEITDFYPPNVSVTWLKLREGEQDDREEEVIEGGEMWGPVQTQPRLYRATATLKITATNQNKKKRGGGIICRVEHCSLQEPIEKLWSNVDIVAPAIPPSISVCWSSEGVGVFSLLLKGGHPKVKLLWAAGGSTLSPLVSNETEEIGDDGQREMKSVCALERSTSLAIQMNKQPERRRNGHAIKTKAAVTDPDAEGIEYIDEQVDVENNNIDRDEDTQSEVDEDSDKEMEEEPGALHINRVSVSKAPRENERARLRVSLEITHPALKLPVYRTWTEPNEEMSSSA; encoded by the exons ATGCGGTGTAAAGTCCTCATCCATGTCGTCCTCTTGAGTCTCATAAAGCATG TATCGTCAAGTGAAATGCAGGCCAGCCCAAATACAAATGCAGTCCTCCCCTGCAATGTGACGTTCCCTCAGTCTGCAACGGTGGACAACATAGAGAAGTCTCTCATCAATGTCAGCTGGATGAGTAACGGCTCGGACATCGCCTCTTCTAGAGAAACAGTGACGAAGATAAAGGAAGGCTTCAGTTGGGACATCAGTAATTTCGTCAATGGAGACTTTTCACTGACCGTCCTCAGAGCTGAACTCAGCCTGCAGGGGGTGTATGAATGCACCGTCAGCTACAACTCCACAATGCTGCACTCCAGCAATGTTACATTACATATTGTTG CTTCACCAACCCTGTCAGTCCCTCAGCAGTGGGTGGTGTTGGAAACAGAAAGCCAGCTTAAATGCCACGCAGATGCTTTCTATCCTCCTCCTGTGTCTTTCTCCTGGACCAGAGATGGGCAATTGGTTCAACCTCCCCACCAGGTTGAAGGTGAACTGACGTCAAATGGGTTTTACACGGCTGTGGGCAACATGACCTTCTATCCGTCCCGCGAGGACCAGAATGTGACCTTCGGCTGCAGAGTGTCACATAACGGCAGCTTACAAGCGCTGGATTTCCAACTCAACATCACTT ATCTTCCAGCTGTTAAACTTTCTGTCATGTCCTCACACTCCAGCAACATTCCCCTCACTCTTTACTGTGACTTGGAGAGTTTCTACCCAGAGGAAGTGTCCGTGTCCTGGCTTCAGAACGGCACAGTGCTCCCTCAGCCCCCCGACACAGAGCAGAACCCCGATGGGACCTACAGAGCCAGACACTACTACAATTTGAGCCCCGAGCAGAGGGGGCAAGGGGGGAAGGTGGAGTGTGCAGTGAACCAACCTGGGGTGATGCAACCGATCAGTGGCTCGGAAAACCTGGAGACACTGGACCCCAAAG ATGATAATCCCGTTTTAAATAAATCTGCCAAAGCATCCGTGGCTATGATGAGTATTTCCATCGTGCTGGTGTTCCTGCTCTGCTTTGGCTTTTCTTGGAGGAGGAGGGATG AGAAACAGAAGTCTCTGAGTGTGTCATGCATCATCCTCCCTCCACGTGTGATAGTGGGTCACAAGGGCAGGGTGACAGTGAGCATTCAGGGTAGGCGGGTGGACCGAGTCGAGACCGTTTGGTTCCTCAATGACACCCCGATTTCTGACACGTCAATCACAG CCTCAGAGAAAGGCCCCCTGCTGCCCCCCAGAGGAGAGATGGGCTACTACAAGCTGCACACTCAGGGACCCCTGCACTCATCTGGAAGTGATACTCAACAGCTGATCTCCTCACTCACCTTCATCCCCCAAATTTCCATCCACAAGGGTGCCGTTTTGAAGTGTCAGGTGTCCTACATGGGCAAAGACAAGATCGTGGTGGAGAGGGTGTCAGAGAAGTTTACAATCCTGT CTGCTCCAGAGATTTCAGAAATCCAGCTTGCAGAGACACCAAATGACTCTG ATGTCATCAGTATGACGGTAAAGGCTTCACATTTCCATCCGGACGTCATCACCTTCCGCTGGTTCTGCCAGGGGAGTGAGCTGAGACCCGTGGCATCCCAGGCCTCGTCCTCCCCTCAACCCAACTCTGAAGGCTTCTTCTCAGCCTCCAGCCAGTGTAAACTGCCCCAGAGTGAACTGGAAAAGGGAGGCACTAAAGTGTGGGTCAGTGTCCACCACATCGCCCTGAAGCAGCCAGTCACCCGTGAGACCAGGG GCTTCATGAAAAGGCCGTGTGTGTCTGAAATCGTCGGCTCCACGTCTTCCCCAGAGCCGACCCTTGGATGTGAGATCACAGATTTCTACCCCCCGAACGTATCAGTCACCTGGCTGAAGCTCAGGGAGGGAGAGCAGGATGATAGAGAGGAGGAGGTGATAGAGGGAGGAGAGATGTGGGGCCCCGTTCAGACTCAACCGAGACTCTACAGGGCCACAGCCACTCTGAAGATAACGGCAACAAATCAGAACAAaaagaagagaggaggagggattATTTGTAGAGTGGAGCACTGTTCCCTACAAGAACCTATTGAGAAACTCTGGAGCAATGTTGACATTG TCGCTCCCGCCATTCCTCCATCGATCTCGGTCTGTTGGAGCAGTGAAGGGGTCGGGGTGTTCTCTCTGCTGTTGAAGGGAGGTCACCCTAAGGTCAAGTTACTCTGGGCGGCGGGAGGATCCACTCTTTCACCACTGGTTTCCAACGAGACAGAGGAGATAGGAGACGACGGACAGAGGGAAATGAAAAGTGTGTGTGCCCTGGAGAGGTCCACAAGCCTGGCCATTCAGATGAACAAACAGCCTGAGAGAAGGAGGAATGGACATGCAATAA AAACTAAAGCTGCCGTCACAGACCCTGACGCTGAAGGAATAGAGTACATTGATGAACAAGTGGATGTAGAGAACAACAACATAGACAGGGACGAGGACACGCAGTCAGAGGTGGATGAGGACAGTGACAAAGAAATGGAGGAAGAACCGGGAGCGCTGCACATCAACAGAGTCAGCGTGAGCAAGGCTCCCAGAGAAAATGAGAGGGCACGTTTGAGAGTCAGCCTGGAGATCACACACCCTGCACTCAAGCTTCCTGTCTATCGAACCTGGACAG AGCCCAATGAGGAAATGTCATCTTCCGCATGA